One Fusobacterium simiae DNA window includes the following coding sequences:
- a CDS encoding AAA family ATPase has protein sequence MLIEFKVEGFKNFEKELVFDLSKTRNYNFNENAIKDGVVKTGLIYGINGSGKSNLGLAIFDIILHLTDKEKIINLYDYYLNLSNSNIMAKFYYKFKFGNDILEYEYQKDKPQNLVSEIVKINNKLIAKYDYLTNEFELNLEGTENLNKNLNGNNISFIKYINNNINPKENSEQFKIKKIIEKFINFVDNMLFFASLNGNFYQGFKKGNGTISDEIISNGKLKDFENFLKKVGIDYKLIEKKVGKEKRIYCKFKSGEVDFFEIASKGTCSLSLFYSWLIRLNEVSFVFIDEFDAFYHIDLAKIVVEELLKLNIQAILTTHDTTIMTNDLLRPDCYFVLSEGKIKSLPELTEKELRQAHNLEKMYRAGAFNE, from the coding sequence ATGTTAATAGAATTTAAAGTAGAAGGATTTAAAAATTTTGAAAAAGAACTAGTTTTTGATTTGAGTAAAACGAGAAACTATAATTTTAATGAAAATGCAATAAAAGATGGAGTAGTAAAAACAGGATTAATATATGGAATTAATGGAAGTGGAAAATCAAATTTAGGTTTGGCTATTTTTGATATAATTTTACATTTAACAGATAAAGAAAAAATTATTAATTTATATGATTATTATTTGAATCTTTCAAATAGTAACATTATGGCAAAATTTTATTATAAATTCAAGTTTGGGAATGATATTTTAGAATATGAATATCAAAAAGATAAGCCACAAAATTTAGTGAGTGAAATAGTAAAAATAAATAATAAATTAATAGCAAAATATGATTATTTAACTAATGAATTTGAATTAAATTTAGAAGGAACGGAAAATTTGAATAAAAATCTTAATGGGAATAACATTTCTTTTATTAAATATATAAATAATAATATAAATCCTAAAGAAAATAGTGAACAATTTAAAATAAAAAAAATTATTGAAAAATTTATAAATTTTGTAGATAATATGCTATTTTTTGCTTCTCTTAATGGAAATTTTTATCAAGGTTTTAAAAAGGGAAATGGAACTATCAGTGACGAAATAATAAGTAATGGAAAATTAAAAGATTTTGAAAATTTTTTAAAAAAAGTTGGGATAGATTATAAGTTAATTGAAAAAAAAGTTGGAAAAGAAAAAAGAATATATTGTAAATTTAAAAGTGGAGAAGTTGATTTTTTTGAAATTGCTTCAAAAGGGACCTGTTCTTTAAGTTTATTTTACTCATGGTTAATAAGATTGAATGAAGTATCATTTGTTTTTATAGATGAATTTGATGCTTTTTATCATATAGACTTAGCAAAAATAGTTGTAGAAGAATTACTTAAATTAAATATACAAGCTATTTTAACTACTCATGATACAACTATAATGACTAATGACTTATTAAGACCAGATTGTTATTTTGTACTGTCAGAAGGGAAAATAAAGTCTCTTCCAGAGTTAACAGAAAAAGAATTAAGACAAGCACATAATTTGGAAAAGATGTATAGAGCTGGTGCTTTTAATGAATAA